A section of the Microbacterium sp. MM2322 genome encodes:
- a CDS encoding glutaredoxin family protein produces MTALTLISKPDCHLCDVAREIVDTVVAELPESQVDVEELSIADDPALYATWWEKIPVVLIDGELHAHWRLSAERLRTALSEKAPA; encoded by the coding sequence GTGACCGCACTCACTCTCATCTCCAAGCCGGACTGCCACCTCTGCGACGTCGCGCGCGAGATCGTCGACACCGTCGTGGCGGAGCTGCCCGAGAGCCAGGTGGACGTCGAGGAACTGTCGATCGCCGACGATCCCGCCCTCTACGCGACGTGGTGGGAGAAGATCCCGGTGGTGCTCATCGACGGCGAGCTGCATGCGCACTGGCGGCTCTCCGCCGAGCGCCTGCGGACCGCCCTCAGCGAGAAGGCACCGGCGTGA
- a CDS encoding ABC transporter ATP-binding protein has translation MTIDATPDARALPRTADNHLLAAAGDGTRVELRGIVKDYGTTRVLHGVDLDIAPGEFVSLLGPSGCGKTTALRVLSGLEDATAGTVTFGGTDVSRTPTNKRDIGMVFQAYSLFPHLRVVDNVAFGLRRRRVDARAARRRSGEALELVGLDHLADRYPHQLSGGQQQRVALARALVTEPRVLLLDEPLSALDAKVRVQLRDEIRRIQLRLGTTTVFVTHDQEEALAVSDRIAVMDAGRIEQIGSPEELYLRPATPRVAAFIGLSSSVPGVAVGGTVTVWGTSMPVQAPVPDGEVDVLLRPEHVRLVGAGTGIGAVVEESTFLGSIRRSLVRTDDGSLVRLQHAAAERLDFGERVHIAVAPVPVVATARAAAR, from the coding sequence ATGACCATCGATGCGACCCCCGACGCCCGAGCGCTCCCCCGAACCGCCGACAACCACCTCCTCGCCGCGGCGGGCGACGGCACCCGCGTCGAGCTCCGCGGCATCGTCAAGGACTACGGCACCACGCGGGTGCTGCACGGCGTCGACCTCGACATCGCACCGGGCGAATTCGTCTCTCTCCTCGGACCGTCGGGATGCGGCAAGACGACCGCGCTCCGGGTCCTGTCCGGACTCGAGGACGCGACTGCGGGCACCGTGACGTTCGGCGGCACGGATGTCTCGCGCACGCCGACGAACAAGCGCGACATCGGCATGGTCTTCCAGGCCTACTCGCTCTTCCCCCACCTTCGCGTAGTCGACAACGTCGCGTTCGGCCTGCGACGCCGACGAGTGGATGCCCGAGCCGCCCGTCGCCGCTCGGGGGAAGCGCTCGAGCTGGTCGGCCTCGACCACCTCGCGGACCGCTATCCGCACCAACTGTCGGGCGGCCAGCAGCAGCGCGTCGCGCTCGCCCGAGCGCTCGTCACCGAGCCACGGGTCCTGCTGCTCGACGAGCCGCTGTCGGCGCTCGACGCGAAGGTCCGCGTGCAGCTCCGCGATGAGATCCGCCGCATCCAGCTGCGCTTGGGGACGACGACCGTCTTCGTCACCCACGACCAGGAGGAAGCCCTCGCCGTCTCGGACCGGATCGCCGTCATGGATGCCGGTCGGATCGAACAGATCGGTTCCCCCGAAGAGCTCTACCTCCGCCCGGCGACCCCGCGCGTGGCCGCCTTCATCGGCCTCTCGAGCTCGGTCCCCGGCGTCGCCGTCGGCGGGACCGTCACGGTATGGGGCACGTCCATGCCCGTCCAGGCCCCCGTGCCGGACGGCGAGGTCGATGTTCTGCTCCGGCCGGAGCACGTCCGCCTGGTCGGCGCCGGAACGGGCATCGGGGCGGTGGTCGAGGAGAGCACCTTCCTCGGCAGCATCCGTCGCTCCCTCGTCCGCACCGACGACGGCTCGCTCGTGCGGCTGCAGCACGCCGCGGCGGAGCGACTCGACTTCGGTGAGCGGGTGCACATCGCCGTCGCGCCTGTGCCGGTCGTCGCGACGGCACGCGCAGCCGCGCGGTGA
- a CDS encoding metalloregulator ArsR/SmtB family transcription factor, with amino-acid sequence MADIFDVIADGTRRDILQLLRERGASGDNGTSVSQIVTELGVSQPTVSKHLKVLREASLVSVREDGQHRYYSLSPEPLDVIDDWLFPFFAVDDEIAAPPSLTDGAAHAADVVGRAAASAKHAVTSVFNKLPGR; translated from the coding sequence ATGGCGGACATCTTCGACGTGATCGCCGACGGCACCCGTCGGGACATCCTCCAGCTTCTCCGTGAACGCGGGGCCTCCGGCGACAACGGGACGAGCGTCTCGCAGATCGTCACCGAGCTCGGCGTGAGCCAGCCGACCGTGTCGAAGCATCTGAAGGTACTGCGAGAGGCATCCCTCGTCTCCGTCCGAGAAGACGGCCAGCACCGGTACTACAGCCTGTCGCCCGAGCCGCTCGACGTGATCGACGATTGGCTGTTCCCGTTCTTCGCCGTCGACGATGAGATCGCCGCCCCTCCGAGCCTGACCGACGGCGCAGCCCACGCCGCCGATGTCGTCGGTCGGGCAGCGGCCTCCGCGAAGCACGCCGTCACGAGCGTGTTCAACAAACTGCCCGGCCGCTGA
- a CDS encoding 30S ribosomal protein bS22, whose translation MGSVIKKRRKRMAKKKHRKLLRKTRHQRRNKK comes from the coding sequence GTGGGTTCAGTCATCAAGAAGCGCCGCAAGCGCATGGCGAAGAAGAAGCACCGCAAGCTGCTTCGCAAGACTCGCCACCAGCGCCGCAACAAGAAGTAA
- a CDS encoding helix-turn-helix domain-containing protein, with the protein MSDISDVRFLTVAEVADLMRVSKMTVYRLVHSGELPAVRFGRSYRVPETAVTAALQRPIADVG; encoded by the coding sequence ATGTCGGACATCTCGGATGTGCGCTTTCTCACGGTCGCAGAGGTCGCAGACCTCATGCGCGTCTCGAAGATGACCGTCTACCGCCTCGTTCACTCCGGTGAACTCCCCGCGGTTCGCTTCGGTCGCAGCTACCGAGTCCCCGAAACCGCGGTCACGGCAGCCTTGCAACGTCCCATCGCCGACGTCGGCTAG
- a CDS encoding Dabb family protein, producing the protein MIRHVVIWKMAADDAETRAAHAAEVARLLDSLVGVVPAIRSLSVGVNVAVPDTNADVAVVIDLDDLDALEAYQTHPAHQQVVGYIRSVTGGRMAVDFTL; encoded by the coding sequence GTGATCCGTCACGTGGTGATCTGGAAGATGGCCGCGGACGACGCTGAGACGCGCGCGGCCCACGCCGCCGAGGTCGCACGCCTCCTGGACAGCCTCGTGGGTGTCGTGCCGGCCATCCGCTCGCTCAGCGTCGGCGTGAACGTCGCCGTTCCCGACACCAACGCCGACGTCGCGGTCGTCATCGATCTGGACGACCTCGACGCGTTGGAGGCCTATCAGACGCATCCGGCCCATCAGCAGGTCGTCGGCTACATCCGCAGCGTCACCGGCGGTCGGATGGCGGTCGACTTCACGCTCTGA